The Campylobacter concisus sequence TCCTTCTAAGCTCTTTTACGATCGTCTTTATCGCCTCTTTGCTTGGCTGCTCATACTCCCAAATATAATCAAAAATTTGCTCATAAGTTATAGTTTGATTTTTGTTGTTTAAAAAATACTCTAAAAGCCTACTTTCACTCTTGCTTAGATGAGAAATTTCACCATTTATATAAAGTACTTTTTTACCAAAATCGTATTCTAATTCATCATTTAGCCTAAGAGTCGGCTTGCGTCCAACAAGCTCTAAAGCAACGTCTTCTAGGGCTTTTATAAATGACTTTTTATCATATGGCTTTGCAAGATATCTTGTGATCTTTAGCTCAACCGCTCTCCACAAATACTCTTGCTCGATGTGGCTTGATAAGATCACGATAGGAATTTTTTGATTTATAGTTCTTACTTTTTTAGCGATCTCTAGGCCATCGATATTTGGCACGCTTATATCAAGTACCAAAACATCATAAGCATCGCTCATCGCTAGCTCAAGTGCATCATAGCCATCTGTTACGCCATTTACTTCGGCAAAAAATAGTTCCAAAGAAGCACAAATATTTTTTAAAATCGCCTCTTCATCTTCAAGGCAAAGGACCTTTTTGTTTGATAAAACGTCTAAAATATCATATTCTTGCATAGCTTCATCTCGCTTTTTGAACAGATATTATCACTTGGTAGCTTAAAAAATAAGATTATCTAAAAAATAATTCATACCAATATAAAAGACAGATTACTTTTAAAAATTAAACTATAAATTTTTGTTGAAGTGATTTGAAGTCTTGATTAAAATTTTATATGAGAACTATTTTTGGATTTTTCTAAAATTTTAGCTATCGATCAATTTTAAAAAAGAAAGATAGCTATATTTCATAGTATAAATTTTAGTTGCCTCTGCTTCCAGGTTTGATAGCTTTGCTTCCATTTTTACAAAGTGGGCAATGCTCAGGCTCATAAATTTCAAACTCAAAATTTCCTAAAGCAAAAAATGGCTTATCGCTTGGCAGTTTTGCATTTGGCTTAGCTTCATTGTCTAAATTTGTAACCTTACAAAAGCCACGGTTCGCAAGCGCTGCAAAGCCAACTACCTCGCCGCCAAGGCTCTCTATCACGTGCGCTGCTTCAAGTGCCGAGCCGCCAGTCGTGATAATGTCCTCACAAACGATAAATTTCTCACCCTTTTTCACCTCAAATCCGCGTCTTAAGCTCATCACTCTATCAACTCGCTCTGTAAATATAAATCGCTTCTTTGCTGCGCG is a genomic window containing:
- the pyrE gene encoding orotate phosphoribosyltransferase: MDLEKIYKEAGAYLEGHFLLSSGNHSQFYLQSAKVLEDPALAGKLADELARVIEKFGIKFDSVCSPALGGILAGYELARAAKKRFIFTERVDRVMSLRRGFEVKKGEKFIVCEDIITTGGSALEAAHVIESLGGEVVGFAALANRGFCKVTNLDNEAKPNAKLPSDKPFFALGNFEFEIYEPEHCPLCKNGSKAIKPGSRGN
- a CDS encoding response regulator transcription factor, encoding MQEYDILDVLSNKKVLCLEDEEAILKNICASLELFFAEVNGVTDGYDALELAMSDAYDVLVLDISVPNIDGLEIAKKVRTINQKIPIVILSSHIEQEYLWRAVELKITRYLAKPYDKKSFIKALEDVALELVGRKPTLRLNDELEYDFGKKVLYINGEISHLSKSESRLLEYFLNNKNQTITYEQIFDYIWEYEQPSKEAIKTIVKELRRKLGKDVIKNLYGVGYLCEI